The DNA segment GGGGAAGCCAGGAATGGAGCGGAACGGGACCTGGTGACCAAGCTCGCCGAGGACGTCCACGGCGTGAAGCACGTGAACAACCGGATGTCCGTGAAGTAGTCCGCTACCCGAGGATCGGCTTCCCCCACGGAGAAGTCGGTCCTCCATCTTCCAGAGGAGGTCGCCATGTGGACCATCGCCGTCATTTTGATCGTCCTCTGGGTACTGGGACTGCTGAGCGCCTATACCCTCGGCGGCTTCATCCACGTCCTGCTGGCCTTCGCCATCCTCGTCATCCTTTTCCAGGTCATTCAGGGACGGAAAACCATCTAGGAACGGCCGCGAGTCGCTGAGCCTGAACCATCCCTTTTCGGAGTCGGACATGAACAAGCACCACGAACTCCTGGACCCTCCCATGGTCGACGGAAACCACAGCGAAGAGCTGGTGGCGCTGCTGAACCAATCCCTGGCGGACACGCTGGATCTGGCCTACCAGACCAAGCAGGCCCACTGGAATGTGAAAGGGCCGAATTTCTACGGGCTCCACCTGCTGTTCGACCAGCTCTACATCCAGCTGGCCACCTTCGTGGACGACTTCGCCGAGCGGGCCGTCACGCTGGGAGGCCAGGCCTTCGGCACCATCCGCGCCGCCGGGGCCGCTTCCCGCCTCGATGAATATCCCCTGGACGCCCGGAAGGGCGCGGTCCATGTGAAGGCCCTGGTGGATCGCTACGCGGATTACACGACCCGCGTCCGCGCCGCCATCGAAAAGGCCGAGAAACTGGGCGATCCGGATACGGCGGACCTCTACACCGCCGTGAGCCGCGCCATGGACAAGGCGCTGTGGATGTTGACCTCCCATCAGGAGGGAGATTGATCCCCCCTTCCGGAGCCCCCGATGCCGCTCGCCCTTGAGATCACCCTCATCCTCGTGCTGCTGGCCGTGGCCGCCGTCCTCATCCCGCTGCTCCTCCAGTTCCACAAGACGGCGCGCGGGATCGACGCCTTCCTCGTCACGCTGCAGAAGGAACTGGCGCACGTCGCCGAGGACATCCACGCCTCGCGCGTCCGTATGGATCACCTGGCAGGCTCCATTCAAACCTCCCTCACCGAACTCGCCTCTTTCTCCAAATCCATGGGAGAGGCGGGAT comes from the Geothrix sp. 21YS21S-4 genome and includes:
- a CDS encoding lmo0937 family membrane protein translates to MWTIAVILIVLWVLGLLSAYTLGGFIHVLLAFAILVILFQVIQGRKTI
- the dps gene encoding DNA starvation/stationary phase protection protein Dps codes for the protein MNKHHELLDPPMVDGNHSEELVALLNQSLADTLDLAYQTKQAHWNVKGPNFYGLHLLFDQLYIQLATFVDDFAERAVTLGGQAFGTIRAAGAASRLDEYPLDARKGAVHVKALVDRYADYTTRVRAAIEKAEKLGDPDTADLYTAVSRAMDKALWMLTSHQEGD